The Polynucleobacter necessarius genome has a window encoding:
- the aceE gene encoding pyruvate dehydrogenase (acetyl-transferring), homodimeric type yields the protein MAAVPDQILGSAGKQDADPGETQEWLQALDGVIRNEGPERAAYLIDQQISHARVNGVNQAFHTETPYINTIPVEQQARLPGDQNVEHRIRSYTRWNAMAMVLRANKDTNVGGHISSFQSAATLYDVGFNHFWHAPSPEHGGDLIFVQGHSAPGVYARAYMLGRLSDEQLNNFRQEVGGKGISSYPHPWLMPNFWQFPTVSMGLGPIMAIYQARFMRYMQDRGFIKAEGRKVWAFLGDGETDEPESLGAIGMAGREKLDNLIFVVNCNLQRLDGPVRGNGKIIQELEGEFRGAGWNVIKVVWGGHWDALFARDKKGILMQRLGEIVDGEYQTMKAKNGAYVREIVFNTPELKSLVSDWSDDEIWQLNRGGHDPHKVFAAFHSAVNHKDQPTVILAHTIKGYGMGGSGEAMNIAHQAKKMNADDVRRFRDRFEIPIKDEQLDEMPLVKFADGSPELEYMKARRKELGGYLPQRRMKAESLAVPALEVFAPLLEATTEGREISTTMTFVRILNTIVRDKVIGKRVVPIVPDESRTFGMEGMFRQLGIWNQLGQLYTPEDHDQLMFYKEDKTGQILQEGINEAGGMCDWIAAATSYSTHSVPMLPFYIFYSMFGFQRIGDLCWAAGDMRSRGFLLGGTAGRTTLNGEGLQHEDGHSQVWSAAIPNCISYDPSFAFEVAVVIQDGMRRMLAEQEDVYYYITLMNENYAHPSMPKGAEQDIIKGMYKLNSVGDANAKLRVQLLGSGTIFREVIEAAEILHKDWGVASDLWGCPSFTELGRDWNAVHRNNLLNPTVAPSLSHVEKYLKDTVGPIIAATDYVRLFAEQIRPAIQHMGRRFEVLGTDGFGRSDTREKLRDFFEVDRRWVVLTALRSLVDAGQLDRQKLAEAIKKYEIDTTKPNPMMV from the coding sequence ATGGCAGCAGTTCCAGATCAAATTTTGGGTAGCGCAGGAAAGCAAGATGCGGATCCAGGTGAAACTCAAGAGTGGTTGCAGGCCTTAGATGGCGTCATTCGTAATGAAGGCCCAGAACGTGCGGCCTATCTCATTGATCAGCAAATTTCTCATGCTCGAGTCAATGGAGTGAATCAAGCATTCCATACTGAAACTCCCTACATCAATACGATTCCAGTAGAGCAGCAAGCGCGCTTACCTGGCGATCAAAATGTGGAGCATCGGATTCGTTCATACACTCGCTGGAATGCGATGGCCATGGTTCTTCGTGCAAACAAAGACACCAACGTTGGCGGCCATATTTCATCCTTCCAGTCGGCCGCTACTTTATATGACGTTGGCTTTAATCATTTTTGGCATGCGCCATCTCCAGAGCATGGTGGCGATCTGATTTTTGTTCAAGGCCATTCAGCTCCAGGTGTTTATGCGCGCGCTTATATGCTGGGCCGATTATCTGATGAGCAATTAAATAACTTCCGTCAAGAAGTGGGCGGTAAGGGTATCTCTAGTTATCCGCATCCTTGGTTGATGCCTAATTTCTGGCAGTTCCCAACTGTATCCATGGGTCTTGGTCCCATCATGGCTATTTATCAGGCGCGATTTATGCGCTACATGCAGGATCGTGGATTTATTAAAGCAGAAGGGCGCAAAGTTTGGGCCTTCCTCGGTGACGGTGAAACTGATGAGCCAGAATCACTCGGTGCAATCGGCATGGCCGGCCGGGAAAAATTAGATAACCTGATTTTTGTTGTGAATTGCAACTTGCAACGTCTTGATGGTCCTGTGCGTGGTAACGGCAAGATTATTCAAGAGCTTGAAGGCGAATTCCGTGGCGCTGGTTGGAATGTGATTAAAGTTGTTTGGGGTGGCCATTGGGATGCTTTATTCGCGCGCGATAAAAAAGGCATCTTGATGCAACGTCTTGGTGAAATCGTGGATGGTGAGTACCAAACCATGAAGGCCAAGAATGGTGCCTATGTTCGTGAGATCGTATTCAATACTCCTGAATTAAAGTCTCTGGTTAGTGATTGGAGTGATGACGAAATTTGGCAACTCAATCGTGGCGGTCATGATCCCCATAAAGTATTTGCAGCGTTTCATTCAGCTGTAAATCATAAAGATCAACCAACAGTTATCTTGGCCCACACCATTAAAGGTTACGGTATGGGTGGATCAGGTGAAGCGATGAATATTGCTCACCAAGCCAAGAAGATGAATGCGGATGATGTACGTCGCTTCCGTGATCGTTTTGAGATTCCTATAAAAGATGAGCAATTGGATGAAATGCCTTTGGTGAAGTTCGCTGATGGCAGCCCTGAGCTTGAATATATGAAGGCACGCCGAAAAGAGTTGGGCGGTTACTTGCCGCAGCGTCGCATGAAGGCTGAGAGTTTGGCAGTCCCTGCGCTTGAGGTATTTGCACCCTTGCTTGAAGCTACCACTGAAGGCCGTGAGATATCTACCACTATGACTTTTGTGCGTATTCTCAATACGATTGTGCGTGACAAGGTTATAGGTAAGAGGGTGGTTCCGATTGTTCCTGACGAGTCACGTACCTTTGGTATGGAAGGCATGTTCCGCCAGCTCGGTATTTGGAATCAGTTAGGCCAGCTCTACACTCCAGAAGATCATGATCAACTGATGTTCTATAAAGAAGACAAGACTGGTCAGATTTTGCAAGAGGGTATTAATGAAGCGGGCGGTATGTGCGACTGGATCGCCGCTGCAACTTCATACTCAACCCATAGCGTCCCGATGTTGCCTTTCTACATCTTCTATTCCATGTTTGGATTCCAACGTATTGGTGATCTTTGCTGGGCTGCAGGTGATATGCGTAGCCGCGGTTTCTTATTGGGCGGTACTGCCGGTAGAACCACTCTGAACGGTGAAGGCCTTCAGCATGAGGATGGCCACAGCCAAGTATGGAGTGCGGCTATTCCAAACTGCATTAGCTATGACCCTTCATTTGCATTTGAAGTTGCCGTGGTGATTCAAGACGGCATGCGTCGCATGTTAGCTGAACAAGAAGATGTTTACTACTACATCACTTTGATGAATGAGAACTACGCTCATCCATCTATGCCAAAGGGTGCGGAGCAAGACATCATTAAAGGCATGTACAAGCTCAATTCCGTTGGTGATGCCAATGCTAAATTGCGCGTTCAGCTTTTGGGTTCAGGCACGATTTTCCGTGAAGTGATTGAAGCCGCTGAGATCTTGCACAAAGATTGGGGTGTCGCATCTGATCTGTGGGGTTGCCCAAGCTTTACCGAGTTAGGTCGTGATTGGAATGCAGTACATCGCAACAATCTATTAAACCCAACTGTGGCACCTTCTTTGTCTCACGTAGAGAAATACCTAAAGGATACGGTTGGCCCAATTATTGCAGCTACTGACTATGTGCGTTTATTTGCGGAACAAATTCGCCCAGCAATTCAGCATATGGGTCGTCGCTTCGAAGTTTTGGGTACTGATGGCTTTGGTCGTTCAGACACACGAGAAAAGTTGCGCGACTTCTTTGAAGTAGATCGTCGCTGGGTTGTATTAACCGCGTTACGTTCTTTAGTGGATGCTGGTCAGCTTGATCGTCAAAAGCTAGCAGAAGCAATTAAGAAGTATGAAATCGATACCACCAAACCAAACCCAATGATGGTTTGA
- a CDS encoding PAS domain S-box protein, with the protein MGVIMGTLQLQEKSQQEAALFSELSFAKQRIQLRFANNTDVLQSIGRDYVSAGDSIKLKDNVLLQAENLLQNNHEITKIVWINETYHSEWKVPPHNLKTDWFNKVNNANVINKMLQRTLELSAATNRPAFSNFISLEVPSNEVISKEIRNVFWQTVPLLSGNEIKDMVATLYTTQGILEMIPGELKAQYRFTLITDDDQVLAISSDKNTPKRAFSNQTSLDIGVLSPNLSLRIDTYPPETNLTFRMLIGVVLGLSAFVIWSLWSVLRQMQVRQEVEANLRAETNFLRAMENSTPVGIRAHDMNRAITYVNPAFCEMTGWSAEELIGLSPPFFCVLARGSKGGAHQKNESDSQDDPQSR; encoded by the coding sequence ATGGGCGTCATCATGGGCACACTTCAGCTCCAGGAAAAAAGTCAACAAGAAGCGGCGCTATTTAGTGAGCTCTCTTTTGCAAAGCAACGAATTCAATTGCGTTTTGCAAACAATACCGATGTATTGCAATCCATTGGGCGGGATTATGTCAGCGCTGGAGATTCCATAAAGTTAAAAGATAACGTACTTCTTCAGGCAGAAAATCTTCTGCAAAACAATCATGAGATTACGAAAATTGTCTGGATTAATGAAACATACCATAGTGAGTGGAAGGTGCCACCACACAATTTAAAAACCGATTGGTTTAATAAAGTAAACAATGCGAACGTCATAAATAAGATGCTACAGAGAACGCTTGAGCTTAGCGCCGCCACTAATAGGCCGGCGTTTAGCAACTTCATCTCACTTGAAGTTCCAAGCAACGAAGTCATCTCCAAAGAAATTCGCAATGTGTTTTGGCAAACAGTGCCTCTACTTTCTGGTAACGAAATTAAAGACATGGTTGCCACCCTGTATACAACCCAGGGGATACTAGAAATGATCCCCGGGGAACTCAAAGCTCAATATCGATTCACCCTCATTACAGATGATGACCAGGTCTTAGCAATCTCATCTGATAAAAATACGCCGAAACGAGCGTTTAGCAATCAAACCAGCTTAGATATTGGCGTCCTAAGCCCAAATCTCAGCCTCAGAATCGATACCTACCCTCCAGAAACCAATTTAACGTTCAGGATGTTGATTGGCGTTGTTCTGGGTTTAAGTGCATTCGTGATCTGGAGTTTATGGTCTGTTTTAAGGCAGATGCAAGTTCGGCAAGAAGTAGAAGCAAATCTTCGGGCTGAGACTAATTTTCTTAGGGCGATGGAAAACTCCACGCCAGTTGGAATTCGCGCACATGATATGAATCGGGCGATCACCTATGTCAACCCTGCTTTTTGCGAGATGACTGGCTGGTCCGCGGAAGAGCTGATAGGACTTAGCCCCCCTTTTTTTTGCGTTTTGGCCCGAGGATCAAAAGGAGGAGCTCACCAAAAAAATGAATCAGACTCTCAAGATGACCCTCAATCAAGATAA
- a CDS encoding ATP-binding protein produces MNQTLKMTLNQDKKIGIEGSIFHRNGSVIQTRTFIAPLIDEKGKQTGWITSLIDISEPKKIREELAASQERFITVLEGLDASVSVVSNETGELLFANRFYRERFGSSAKGHCDLAGGDIKQNVSHAPIEASAATSLHQETESEEIQLLDATTGTSKWYEVRRRFVPWVDGQLAQLLIATDITIRIEAEDLARQQEERMQFSSRLTTMGEMASSLAHELNQPLAAIPNYCMGVAKRLQGQLEPALQKDILPALEKASNQAHRAGTIIQRIKGFVKRSEPQRKSCDISEIINDAVGLVEIEAHRHRMNITTQIAENLPPVDVDPVLILQVLVNLLKNSLDSMREVYPLTSRWSAPPVNISADLDTSTFPAMLRIQVTDTGAGIAESVIERMFEPFFSTKNDGMGMGLNICRSVIESHQGRLWAKNQMDTEHTKLSGCTFTILLPLESTDSMANS; encoded by the coding sequence ATGAATCAGACTCTCAAGATGACCCTCAATCAAGATAAGAAGATTGGGATTGAGGGCTCAATCTTCCATCGTAATGGCTCAGTGATCCAGACCCGAACATTCATTGCTCCACTGATTGATGAAAAGGGCAAACAAACTGGTTGGATCACTTCATTAATTGATATTTCTGAGCCAAAGAAAATTCGTGAGGAATTAGCTGCTTCACAGGAGCGATTCATTACTGTTTTAGAAGGTTTAGATGCATCTGTTTCAGTGGTCTCCAATGAAACAGGTGAATTATTATTTGCAAATCGCTTCTATCGCGAACGTTTTGGTAGCTCTGCTAAAGGTCATTGTGATTTAGCCGGTGGCGATATTAAGCAAAACGTATCCCATGCCCCTATTGAAGCCAGTGCGGCCACTTCCTTGCATCAAGAAACAGAGTCAGAAGAAATTCAATTGCTCGATGCAACAACAGGAACCTCAAAATGGTATGAAGTCCGCAGACGTTTTGTGCCCTGGGTTGATGGGCAGTTAGCACAACTATTGATTGCTACAGATATCACGATTCGTATTGAAGCAGAGGATTTAGCGCGCCAACAAGAAGAGCGTATGCAATTTTCTAGCCGCTTAACTACTATGGGTGAAATGGCATCTTCACTAGCACATGAGTTAAATCAACCGCTTGCTGCAATCCCTAACTACTGTATGGGTGTAGCCAAACGCTTGCAAGGACAACTCGAGCCCGCTCTGCAAAAAGATATTCTTCCCGCACTAGAAAAAGCTTCGAATCAAGCGCATAGAGCCGGAACTATCATTCAGCGGATTAAAGGCTTTGTGAAGCGTAGCGAACCGCAACGAAAATCTTGCGACATCAGTGAAATTATTAATGATGCGGTTGGCTTAGTTGAGATCGAAGCACATCGACACCGCATGAACATTACCACTCAAATTGCTGAAAATCTCCCACCCGTGGATGTAGATCCGGTTTTAATTTTGCAGGTCCTAGTGAACCTTCTTAAGAATTCCCTGGATAGTATGAGAGAGGTCTACCCCCTCACATCACGCTGGTCTGCCCCTCCAGTCAATATTTCGGCCGACCTAGATACCAGTACTTTTCCCGCAATGCTACGCATCCAAGTGACCGATACAGGCGCCGGAATCGCTGAATCCGTTATTGAACGGATGTTTGAGCCCTTTTTTAGCACTAAAAACGATGGAATGGGCATGGGTCTGAATATTTGCCGATCTGTGATCGAGTCCCATCAGGGTCGACTTTGGGCAAAAAATCAGATGGATACAGAACATACAAAGCTGTCGGGCTGCACCTTTACAATACTATTACCCCTAGAGTCTACGGACTCAATGGCAAATAGTTAA
- a CDS encoding response regulator transcription factor: MNISATTKPNQAEVVYVVDDDEAVRDSLTWLLESNGYVVRCHASAERFLQSLQSTDKSTISCAILDVRMSGMSGLELQERLISENLPMPVAFITGHGDVSMAVSTMKRGAVDFIEKPFKENDLCSLVDRMLAKERIDYSQASQRKITQSLLSKLTGRERQVLERIVAGRLNKQIADDLSISIKTVEAHRANIMEKLNVNTVADLLRLALSDSQPN; the protein is encoded by the coding sequence ATGAATATCAGTGCTACTACCAAACCCAATCAAGCTGAAGTGGTTTATGTTGTAGATGACGACGAGGCGGTTCGCGACTCCCTCACCTGGTTACTAGAAAGTAATGGGTATGTTGTTCGCTGCCATGCAAGCGCTGAACGATTCTTACAATCTCTTCAAAGCACTGATAAGTCTACGATCTCTTGCGCAATCTTAGATGTTCGAATGTCAGGCATGTCAGGCCTTGAATTACAAGAGCGTTTAATTAGCGAAAATCTACCAATGCCCGTTGCATTTATCACTGGTCATGGTGATGTCTCGATGGCAGTTTCAACAATGAAACGTGGCGCAGTTGATTTTATTGAAAAACCTTTCAAAGAAAATGATCTCTGCAGCTTGGTCGATCGCATGCTTGCAAAGGAGCGTATTGATTATTCTCAAGCAAGTCAACGGAAAATTACTCAGAGTCTCTTAAGCAAGCTGACTGGTCGTGAGCGCCAAGTGCTCGAACGTATTGTGGCCGGCCGCTTGAATAAACAGATTGCAGATGATCTGAGTATTTCCATCAAAACCGTTGAGGCACACCGCGCTAACATTATGGAAAAGCTCAATGTGAATACCGTTGCAGATTTACTCCGCTTAGCACTCTCAGATTCACAACCTAATTAA
- the folD gene encoding bifunctional methylenetetrahydrofolate dehydrogenase/methenyltetrahydrofolate cyclohydrolase FolD, which yields MPAQLLDGVALSKKLRTEIAVRGAIVTAKGVRPGLAVIVVGENPASQVYVRNKVKACEDVGFHSVLERYSAELGEEELLARIATLNADPSIHGILVQLPLPEHIAAERVLEAIAPEKDVDGFHVANAGALMVGQPEFKPCTPYGCMKILESIEYPIRGARAVIVGASNIVGKPMAMLLLQAGATVTICNSKTRDLAHHTKDADILVVATGKPKMITGDIVKNGAVVIDVGINRMPDGKLCGDVDFDAAQYVAGWITPVPGGVGPMTITMLLMNTLEAAEKAAKR from the coding sequence ATGCCTGCACAGCTTCTCGACGGCGTTGCCTTATCTAAAAAACTACGTACTGAAATTGCTGTCCGTGGCGCAATCGTCACTGCCAAAGGCGTTAGACCAGGCCTAGCAGTAATTGTTGTTGGAGAAAATCCAGCGAGCCAGGTTTATGTCCGCAATAAAGTAAAGGCTTGCGAAGATGTTGGATTCCATTCGGTGCTCGAGCGATATTCAGCTGAGTTAGGTGAAGAGGAATTGCTGGCTCGAATTGCCACCCTGAATGCTGACCCATCTATTCACGGTATCTTGGTTCAACTTCCCCTTCCAGAACACATTGCAGCAGAACGCGTTCTAGAAGCAATTGCCCCAGAAAAAGATGTGGATGGCTTTCATGTAGCGAATGCTGGCGCCTTAATGGTGGGCCAGCCCGAATTTAAGCCCTGTACGCCCTATGGCTGCATGAAGATCCTCGAGAGTATTGAATACCCTATCCGTGGTGCACGCGCAGTGATTGTGGGCGCCTCAAATATCGTTGGGAAACCAATGGCGATGCTCTTGCTACAAGCCGGTGCAACTGTCACCATTTGCAATAGCAAGACTCGTGACTTGGCGCACCACACTAAGGATGCCGACATCTTGGTAGTTGCCACCGGAAAACCCAAAATGATTACCGGCGATATAGTCAAAAATGGTGCCGTTGTGATTGATGTTGGCATCAATCGCATGCCTGATGGCAAGCTTTGTGGTGACGTTGATTTTGATGCCGCCCAGTATGTTGCCGGCTGGATCACACCTGTGCCTGGTGGCGTAGGCCCCATGACGATCACCATGCTCCTCATGAATACCTTAGAGGCGGCAGAAAAGGCAGCAAAACGCTAG
- a CDS encoding M3 family metallopeptidase, which yields MTASTPLHSADLQQNPLISFGRGICDYSQVKSSDIKPAIDFLLAQAEKAVAQAVDPKTPASWNDLVEPLEDATESLSRSWRVISHLNSVVDTPELRAAYGEMIPKVTAFFSSLGQNLALYQRFKELSQSTSYANLSASQKKVIENSLRDFRLGGAELSDGDKPRFSQIQDEQVLLGKAFSDHVLDATDSFVHLVTDKSELAGLPEDAIAAAADTAQQKGLQGWAFTLHFPSYYPVMQYSENRPLRRLMYEAYVTQASELAPQYSQGKLDWDNTTNMLKQLKLRDEEARMLGFENYAALSLAPKMASSVSEVDAFLTTFAQKAKPFALKDWKELSDFAKTELNISNGLEPWDIAFASERLKQERYSFSENELKQYFPLPKVLDGLFQVIQTLFGVKIESANLPAWHADVQSFSVKNAEDRVVAYFYLDPYARPGKRGGAWMDDARGRRELPNGEIQVPVAYLVCNFAPPVKVDGVLRQPTITHDDAITLFHESGHGLHHLLTQVSALGVSGINGVEWDAVELPSQFMENFCWEWEVLEKMTAHAETGKPLPRELYEKILAAKNFQNGYMTLRQVVMSLTDWRLHANFDVENAKGQAVLELSKSIADEFNVIPQPAISRWINTFSHIFAGGYAAGYYSYKWAEVLSADVYSAFEEAAKLTGSVLDEKTGARYRQEILEVGGSRPAAESFKAFRGREPSIDALLRHGGLVTQ from the coding sequence ATGACTGCATCTACCCCTCTACATTCTGCTGACCTACAACAGAATCCACTCATTTCATTCGGCCGAGGTATTTGCGACTACTCTCAGGTCAAGTCTTCTGACATTAAACCCGCGATAGATTTTCTACTGGCACAGGCGGAAAAAGCAGTGGCTCAAGCAGTCGACCCAAAGACACCAGCAAGCTGGAATGACTTAGTTGAGCCTCTCGAAGATGCCACCGAATCTCTCAGCAGATCTTGGAGGGTGATTTCACACCTCAATAGCGTTGTAGATACGCCAGAACTGAGAGCAGCTTATGGTGAAATGATCCCCAAGGTTACTGCGTTCTTCTCAAGCCTAGGTCAAAACTTAGCGCTTTACCAAAGATTCAAAGAGCTTAGTCAAAGTACTAGCTATGCCAATCTGAGTGCTTCACAGAAAAAAGTGATTGAAAATTCTTTAAGGGATTTTCGTCTTGGCGGAGCAGAACTCAGTGATGGTGATAAGCCACGTTTTTCCCAAATTCAGGATGAGCAAGTTTTGCTAGGAAAAGCATTTTCAGACCACGTATTAGATGCGACTGATAGCTTTGTCCATCTCGTTACAGACAAGTCTGAGTTGGCAGGATTGCCTGAAGACGCCATTGCCGCAGCTGCAGATACAGCACAGCAAAAAGGTTTGCAAGGTTGGGCTTTTACCCTCCACTTCCCCTCTTACTACCCAGTCATGCAGTATTCTGAGAATCGCCCACTACGTCGCTTAATGTATGAAGCTTACGTCACGCAAGCCTCGGAATTGGCTCCCCAGTACTCACAAGGAAAGCTGGATTGGGATAACACTACAAATATGCTGAAGCAACTCAAGTTACGTGATGAAGAGGCGCGCATGCTAGGGTTTGAGAACTATGCCGCTCTAAGCTTAGCTCCCAAAATGGCTAGCAGTGTCAGCGAGGTAGATGCCTTCCTCACTACCTTTGCACAAAAAGCGAAACCATTTGCACTGAAAGATTGGAAAGAGCTTTCTGACTTCGCCAAAACTGAATTGAATATTAGCAATGGATTAGAGCCATGGGATATTGCCTTTGCCTCTGAAAGACTAAAACAAGAGCGCTACTCTTTCTCCGAGAATGAACTCAAGCAATATTTCCCGCTACCCAAAGTGCTAGATGGACTCTTCCAAGTCATCCAGACTTTGTTTGGCGTGAAAATTGAGAGTGCCAATCTGCCAGCATGGCATGCGGATGTCCAATCCTTCTCAGTTAAGAATGCTGAAGACAGGGTTGTAGCCTACTTCTATTTAGACCCATATGCTCGCCCTGGTAAGCGCGGTGGGGCCTGGATGGATGATGCGCGTGGTCGCAGAGAATTGCCTAATGGTGAGATTCAAGTACCGGTAGCGTATTTGGTTTGTAATTTTGCACCGCCAGTAAAAGTAGATGGCGTACTGCGTCAACCCACCATTACTCATGATGATGCCATCACCCTATTCCATGAGAGTGGTCATGGCCTGCATCACCTCTTAACCCAGGTAAGCGCTTTAGGTGTATCAGGCATCAATGGCGTGGAATGGGACGCGGTCGAATTACCTAGCCAGTTCATGGAAAACTTCTGCTGGGAGTGGGAAGTCTTAGAAAAAATGACTGCACATGCAGAGACTGGAAAACCTCTCCCCCGAGAGCTTTATGAAAAAATTCTAGCGGCCAAGAATTTCCAAAATGGCTATATGACATTGCGTCAAGTGGTGATGTCTCTGACTGACTGGCGTCTGCATGCTAATTTTGATGTTGAAAATGCAAAAGGACAGGCGGTGCTGGAGCTATCTAAAAGCATTGCAGATGAATTCAATGTTATTCCACAACCAGCCATCTCCCGATGGATCAATACTTTTAGCCATATCTTTGCAGGAGGTTACGCAGCAGGCTATTACAGCTATAAATGGGCTGAAGTACTTTCTGCGGATGTGTACTCTGCCTTTGAAGAAGCAGCAAAACTCACTGGCAGTGTTCTGGATGAAAAAACGGGGGCTCGTTATCGCCAAGAGATCTTAGAGGTAGGCGGCAGTCGTCCGGCAGCTGAGTCATTCAAGGCATTTAGAGGCAGAGAACCAAGTATTGATGCCTTACTTCGTCACGGCGGCCTAGTAACTCAATAA
- the xth gene encoding exodeoxyribonuclease III, translating to MAESVRIAAWNVNSLKVRLPHVLKWLQDQEKAKKPIDALCLQELKLTDDKYPHKEFEDAGYLSIAAGQKTYNGVAIIVRKAALAPIASNHETTFLKPIRNIPGSTDEQQRILAATVCFKGMQPIRLVSAYFPNGQSPDSDKFVYKLAWLKALENWLSDELGQNSRLALLGDFNIAPTDDDVHDPAKWIGQNLVSPPEREAFQQLLNLGLTDSYRMFEQAPKSFSWWDYRMMGFRRNAGMRIDHILLSEALKDKCTESIIDKEPRTWEQPSDHAPVIAKISV from the coding sequence ATGGCTGAGTCAGTAAGAATAGCTGCGTGGAATGTTAATTCACTGAAGGTACGTTTACCTCATGTACTCAAGTGGCTGCAGGACCAAGAGAAGGCTAAGAAGCCGATTGATGCTCTTTGTCTTCAAGAACTCAAGCTCACTGATGATAAGTATCCGCACAAGGAATTCGAAGATGCGGGCTACCTCAGCATTGCTGCTGGTCAGAAGACCTATAACGGTGTGGCTATTATTGTTCGCAAAGCTGCATTGGCCCCGATTGCCAGCAATCATGAAACAACTTTTTTAAAGCCAATTAGAAATATCCCTGGCAGCACGGATGAACAGCAACGTATTTTGGCTGCTACAGTTTGTTTTAAAGGGATGCAACCCATTCGCCTGGTGTCAGCTTATTTCCCTAATGGACAATCGCCCGATAGTGATAAGTTTGTCTACAAATTAGCTTGGCTTAAAGCTTTAGAAAATTGGTTAAGCGATGAGTTGGGTCAGAATAGTCGCTTAGCACTTTTGGGCGATTTCAATATCGCACCTACGGATGATGATGTGCATGATCCCGCTAAGTGGATTGGTCAAAACCTCGTCTCTCCACCTGAGAGAGAGGCGTTTCAACAGCTTTTAAATCTAGGGCTTACCGATTCTTATCGGATGTTTGAACAGGCGCCTAAATCCTTTAGCTGGTGGGATTACCGTATGATGGGCTTCAGAAGAAATGCTGGAATGCGGATTGATCACATTCTATTAAGCGAGGCCCTTAAAGATAAATGCACAGAAAGCATTATCGATAAAGAGCCCCGTACTTGGGAGCAGCCTTCGGATCACGCCCCCGTCATTGCAAAGATTTCAGTCTAG